One Cardiocondyla obscurior isolate alpha-2009 linkage group LG11, Cobs3.1, whole genome shotgun sequence DNA segment encodes these proteins:
- the Glcat-i gene encoding galactosylgalactosylxylosylprotein 3-beta-glucuronosyltransferase I isoform X1, translating into MTDTVFLVDETRTNANMWGTFRCNKTYVMLIMLNIIIFQSVVYYQEHKKWQEIRSKLEPVIADMEDVEGLTYSLLKRLEVHGLFLDSVLGRNNGTRPIIYAITPTFARPVQKAELTRLAQTFLHVPNFHWIVVEDAPQKTTLVTHFLETSGLFYTHLFAATPPNYKLGKNDPNWKKPRGVEQRNAALRWLRENLKPTDKGVVYFADDDNTYSLRLFSEIGKVQKVGVWPVGLVGGLMVEKPICDNVTNKVIGFNAAWKPDRPFPVDMAGFAINVELILKHKDAWFSYDVQAGYQESEILRQLVTKNQLEPLADYCTKVYVWHTRTEPPQLNVEHMLIKKGKRSNVGIEV; encoded by the exons ATGACAGACACCGTGTTCCTCGTCGACGAAACCCGGACAAACGCCAACATGTGGGGTACATTTCGCTGCAACAAGACTTACGTGATGCTGATCATGCTAAACATAATCATCTTCCAGAGTGTCGTAT ATTACCAGGAGCACAAAAAATGGCAGGAGATACGGTCTAAGCTCGAGCCGGTGATAGCCGATATGGAAGATGTAGAAGGCCTAACGTACAGCTTGCTGAAGAGGCTAGAGGTACATGGCCTCTTCCTCGACAGTGTCCTTGGTCGGAACAATGGTACCCGGCCGATTATCTACGCGATCACTCCGACGTTCGCTAGACCCGTGCAAAAGGCCGAGCTCACACGATTAGCACAGACGTTTCTCCACGTGCCGAACTTCCACTGGATCGTCGTGGAGGACGCGCCGCAGAAGACCACCCTGGTCACGCATTTCCTGGAGACCAGCGGCTTGTTTTACACTCACTTGTTCGCGGCGACTCCGCCGAATTACAAGCTCGGCAAGAACGATCCGAACTGGAAGAAACCGCGAGGAGTTGAACAGAGAAATGCAGCGCTGAGGTGGCTCCGAGAGAATCTTAAACCGACCGACAAAGGCGTCGTTTATTTCGCCGACGACGACAATACTTACTCTCTTAGGCTTTTCTCCGAG ATAGGGAAAGTACAAAAAGTCGGAGTTTGGCCGGTTGGCCTAGTAGGTGGCTTAATGGTAGAAAAGCCTATTTGCGACAACGTTACTAATAAAGTGATCGGTTTCAACGCCGCGTGGAAACCAGATCGACCATTCCCAGTTGACATGGCAGGCTTCGCCATTAATGtagaattaatattgaaacatAAAGACGCATGGTTCTCATACGACGTGCAAGCTGGCTATCAAGAGAGCGAAATACTTAGGCAGTTAGTGACGAAAAATCAACTCGAGCCATTGGCGGATTACTGCACGAAG GTATACGTGTGGCACACGCGAACGGAACCGCCTCAATTAAATGTCGAGCATATGCTGATAAAAAAAGGTAAGCGTTCCAATGTCGGTATCGAGGTATAA
- the Glcat-i gene encoding galactosylgalactosylxylosylprotein 3-beta-glucuronosyltransferase I isoform X2, with product MTDTVFLVDETRTNANMWGTFRCNKTYVMLIMLNIIIFQSVVYYQEHKKWQEIRSKLEPVIADMEDVEGLTYSLLKRLEVHGLFLDSVLGRNNGTRPIIYAITPTFARPVQKAELTRLAQTFLHVPNFHWIVVEDAPQKTTLVTHFLETSGLFYTHLFAATPPNYKLGKNDPNWKKPRGVEQRNAALRWLRENLKPTDKGVVYFADDDNTYSLRLFSEIGKVQKVGVWPVGLVGGLMVEKPICDNVTNKVIGFNAAWKPDRPFPVDMAGFAINVELILKHKDAWFSYDVQAGYQESEILRQLVTKNQLEPLADYCTKVYVWHTRTEPPQLNVEHMLIKKGK from the exons ATGACAGACACCGTGTTCCTCGTCGACGAAACCCGGACAAACGCCAACATGTGGGGTACATTTCGCTGCAACAAGACTTACGTGATGCTGATCATGCTAAACATAATCATCTTCCAGAGTGTCGTAT ATTACCAGGAGCACAAAAAATGGCAGGAGATACGGTCTAAGCTCGAGCCGGTGATAGCCGATATGGAAGATGTAGAAGGCCTAACGTACAGCTTGCTGAAGAGGCTAGAGGTACATGGCCTCTTCCTCGACAGTGTCCTTGGTCGGAACAATGGTACCCGGCCGATTATCTACGCGATCACTCCGACGTTCGCTAGACCCGTGCAAAAGGCCGAGCTCACACGATTAGCACAGACGTTTCTCCACGTGCCGAACTTCCACTGGATCGTCGTGGAGGACGCGCCGCAGAAGACCACCCTGGTCACGCATTTCCTGGAGACCAGCGGCTTGTTTTACACTCACTTGTTCGCGGCGACTCCGCCGAATTACAAGCTCGGCAAGAACGATCCGAACTGGAAGAAACCGCGAGGAGTTGAACAGAGAAATGCAGCGCTGAGGTGGCTCCGAGAGAATCTTAAACCGACCGACAAAGGCGTCGTTTATTTCGCCGACGACGACAATACTTACTCTCTTAGGCTTTTCTCCGAG ATAGGGAAAGTACAAAAAGTCGGAGTTTGGCCGGTTGGCCTAGTAGGTGGCTTAATGGTAGAAAAGCCTATTTGCGACAACGTTACTAATAAAGTGATCGGTTTCAACGCCGCGTGGAAACCAGATCGACCATTCCCAGTTGACATGGCAGGCTTCGCCATTAATGtagaattaatattgaaacatAAAGACGCATGGTTCTCATACGACGTGCAAGCTGGCTATCAAGAGAGCGAAATACTTAGGCAGTTAGTGACGAAAAATCAACTCGAGCCATTGGCGGATTACTGCACGAAG GTATACGTGTGGCACACGCGAACGGAACCGCCTCAATTAAATGTCGAGCATATGCTGATAAAAAAAG